The following coding sequences are from one Brassica oleracea var. oleracea cultivar TO1000 unplaced genomic scaffold, BOL UnpScaffold01266, whole genome shotgun sequence window:
- the LOC106321146 gene encoding uncharacterized protein LOC106321146 — MRHNDPLLIDIGIGECQVTKVLVDTGSSIDLIFRDTLDKMGVDLRDMKPSSRTLTGFNGSSEQMIGTIRLPVYAGDVTRTVKFSVIRAKAPYNAILDGTTQTTRGDQRAARELLITAVKLQQPPSLVNAVTKPIHKIYPQKEEIREVPIDEADPSKVVRIGAYLSDEMQSLIISFLKENASTFAWVTSDMKGIDPAIASHELKVDPTFKPIRQKRRKLGPEWSKAVNEEVDRLLDAGFIAEVRYPEWLANPVVVKKKNGKWCTCVDFTDLNKACPKDSHPLPHIDRLVESTAGNELLTFMDAFSGYNQIMMHTDDRKKMAFITDRGTYCYKVVPFGLKNA, encoded by the exons TGGCGAATGCCAGGTCACAAAGGTTCTCGTTGACACGGGCAGCTCAATCGACCTTATCTTTCGGGACACGCTCGACAAGATGGGAGTCGACCTGCGCGACATGAAGCCCTCCTCACGCACTCTCACGGGATTCAATGGCTCCTCAGAACAGATGATTGGGACAATTCGTCTCCCAGTTTACGCAGGTGATGTGACCCGCACTGTTAAGTTCTCTGTTATCCGAGCTAAGGCGCCCTACAACGCAATCCTCG ATGGAACGACGCAGACGACCCGCGGGGATCAACGGGCTGCGAGAGAGCTGCTTATCACCGCGGTCAAGCTACAACAACCACCTTCTCTCGTCAACGCGGTCACCAAACCAATACATAAGATCTACCCTCAGAAGGAAGAAATCCGCGAGGTTCCCATTGATGAAGCTGACCCATCGAAGGTCGTGCGCATTGGCGCTTATCTCTCTGACGAAATGCAGTCACTAATCATTTCTTTCCTCAAAGAGAATGCCTCAACCTTTGCATGGGTAACTTCTGATATGAAAGGAATCGACCCTGCAATAGCATCTCACGAATTAAAAGTTGATCCGACGTTCAAGCCTATTCGACAGAAGAGGCGGAAGCTCGGACCCGAATGGTCCAAAGCAGTAAATGAGGAAGTTGACAGGTTGCTCGACGCAGGTTTCATCGCTGAGGTACGGTACCCAGAGTGGCTAGCAAACCCTGTCGtcgtaaaaaagaaaaacgggaagTGGTGCACTTGTGTTGACTTCACGGATTTGAACAAAGCCTGTCCAAAAGACAGCCACCCTCTCCCGCATATCGACCGTCTGGTAGAGTCGACTGCCGGCAATGAGCTCCTAACCTTTATGGATGCTTTTTCAGGGtacaatcaaatcatgatgcacACAGACGACCGCAAGAAAATGGCGTTCATAACGGACAGAGGGACGTATTGCTACAAGGTCGTGCctttcggcctaaagaacgcatGA